In Rhodamnia argentea isolate NSW1041297 chromosome 4, ASM2092103v1, whole genome shotgun sequence, the following proteins share a genomic window:
- the LOC115741066 gene encoding brefeldin A-inhibited guanine nucleotide-exchange protein 5, with translation MAGGAAGGFVTRAFESMLKECASSKKHPDLRNAIQSYIDSTKEVAQPSANNEAKGAQQLAAEGSVAETNGGGANQVIEPDQSHTVAPSGEGAEQVVKPAVAAGAITAALASAGHTLGGAEVEVVLNPLRLAFETKNFKILEPALDCLHKLIAYDHLEGDPGLDGGKNVPLFTDILNMVCGCVDNSSPDSTILLVLKVLLTAVSSTKFRVHGESLLGVIRVCYNIALNSKNPINQATSKAMLTQMISIVFRRMESDLVSAPSVSANARKPEAPSEENLSSKAEETSSSNENEKEMTLGDALTHAKETSLASVEELQSLAGGADIKGLEAVLDKAVHLEDGKKITRGIDLESMSIGQRDALLVFRTLCKMGMKEDSDEVTVKTRILSLELLQGLLEGVSHSFTKNFHFIDSVKAYLSYALLRASVSQSPAICQYATGIFSVLMLRFRESLKGEIGVFFPLIVLRSLDGSKSPVTQKTSVLRMLEKICRDPQMLVDLYVNYDCDLEAPNLFERMVTTLSKLAQGTQNADPNSVALSQAASVKGSSLQCLVNVLKSLVDWEKARRESKEQNNLDDVSDRESLEIEKKDDVARNFEKAKAHKSSLEAAISEFNRKPVKGVEFLTSNKLVENSPTSVAQFLRTTNNLDKAMIGDYLGQHEEFPLAVMHAYVDSMKFSGMKFDSAIREFLKGFRLPGEAQKIDRIMEKFAERYCADNPGLFKNADTAYVLAYAVIMLNTDAHNPNISAKMSKSDFVRMNVMNDADDNAPKELLEEIYDSIVKEEIKLKDETAGMGKSDTLKPENEERSGLVSILNLALPKGKSSVDPKNDSAAIVKQTQAIFRNQGVKRGVFYSSQKIEIAKPMVEAVGWPLLATFSVTMEEGDNKPRVVLCMEGFKAGIHITYVLGMDTMRYAFLTSLVRSTFLHAPKDMRSKNVEALRTLLALCDTEPDSLQDTWNAVLECVSRLEYITSTPSIAATVMHGSNQISRDAVLQSLRELAGKPAEQVFVNSVKLPSDTVVEFFNALCGVSAEELKQTPARVFSLQKLVEISYYNMARIRMVWARIWSVLANHFISAGSHYDQKIAMYAIDSLRQLGMKYLERAELANFTFQNDILKPFVVLMRNSQSESLRGLIVDCIVQMIKSKVGSIKSGWRSVFMIFTAAADDELESIVESAFENVEQVILEHFDQVVGDCFMDCVNCLIRFANNKSSHRISLKAIALLRICEDRLAEGLIPGGALKPIDVEADAHFDVTEHYWFPMLAGLSDLTTDPRPEVRSCALEVLFDLLNERGSKFSTSFWESIFHRVLFPIFDHVRHVGKEGSASSGDEWLRETSVHSLQLLCNLFNTFYKEVCFMLPPLLSLLLDCAKRTDQSVVSISLGALVHLIEVGGHQFSESDWETLLKSIRDATYATQPLELLNALGFENLKNPTALTKESEVNTGDIASPRALDNGEVYDHQLDVNDVAPKSTSAYLNRHQELPSPSNLDGYDGEGVPSPSGRSQKSVEGGIQRSQTFGQRIMGNMMDNLLLRSFTSKSKGHALDASVPSSPAKVSNVTEPDAKDEEETPLLQTVRGKCITQLLLLGAIDSIQRKYWSKLKAPQKIAIMDILFSVLEFATSYNSYSNLRMRMRYIPAERPPISLLRQELAGTCIYLDILQKTTGHCVKNEEHSEANGSSDADHNSFNSDEEKLVGIAEDKLVSYCEQVLKEASALQSNVVESTNMDIHRVLELRSPVIVKVLKGMSSMNTKIFRRHLREFYPLLTKLVCCDQMDVRGALGDLFKTQLMVLLPS, from the exons CCTGATCAGTCGCACACAGTAGCACCCAGTGGTGAGGGAGCAGAGCAAGTTGTGAAGCCAGCGGTTGCAGCTGGAGCTATTACAGCTGCATTGGCAAGTGCAGGGCACACACTAGGAGGAGCTGAGGTGGAGGTTGTCCTGAATCCACTCAGACTTGCTTTCGAGACAAAGAACTTTAAAATTCTGGAACCTGCTCTGGATTGTCTCCAT AAACTTATTGCGTATGATCATTTGGAGGGAGATCCTGGTTTGGATGGTGGGAAGAACGTTCCTTTGTTCACAGACATTCTGAACATGGTTTGTGGTTGTGTCGATAATTCATCACCTGATAG CACCATTCTGCTAGTGTTAAAGGTACTTCTCACTGCTGTCTCATCAACAAAGTTCCGAG TGCATGGGGAATCTTTGCTGGGAGTTATCAGAGTGTGCTATAATATTGCTCTTAATAG CAAAAATCCTATAAACCAAGCAACATCAAAGGCAATGTTGACACAGATGATCAGCATCGTATTCCGGAGGATGGAGTCTGATCTG GTCTCTGCTCCCTCAGTTTCTGCTAATGCTCGAAAACCAGAAGCTCCTTCAGAAgagaatttgagctcaaaagcTGAAGAGACTTCTTCCAGTaatgaaaatgagaaagaaatgacATTGGGTGATGCGCTAACTCATGCCAAAGAGACCTCTCTTGCATCTGTAGAGGAACTTCAAAGCCTTGCTGGCGGTGCTGATATTAAG GGTTTAGAGGCTGTTCTTGACAAGGCTGTCCATCTTGAAGATGGTAAAAAGATAACAAG AGGGATTGACCTGGAGAGCATGAGCATAGGACAGCGTGATGCTTTATTGGTGTTCCGAACACTTTGCAAG atgggtaTGAAGGAAGACAGTGATGAAGTTACGGTGAAGACACGTATATTGTCTCTTGAGCTACTGCAG GGGTTGCTGGAAGGTGTTAGCCATTCATTTACTAAGAACTTCCATTTCATCGACTCAGTCAAAGCTTATCTTTCATATGCTTTACTGCGGGCTTCGGTTTCTCAATCCCCTGCCATCTGTCAG TACGCAACTGGCATCTTCTCAGTACTCATGCTGCGTTTTCGAGAAAGTCTTAAA GGAGAGATCGGTGTCTTCTTTCCCTTGATAGTTCTACGGTCATTGGACGGCTCTAAATCCCCCGTTACCCAAAAAACAAGTGTTCTTCG GATGCTTGAGAAAATATGCAGGGATCCTCAAATGCTTGTCGACTTGTATGTGAACTACGATTGCGATCTTGAGGCACCAAATTTGTTTGAACGCATG GTTACCACTCTGTCTAAATTAGCTCAAGGGACACAAAATGCCGATCCCAATTCTGTTGCTCTTTCACAGGCAGCTTCCGTCAAAGGTTCTTCACTTCAG TGCCTTGTGAATGTGCTCAAATCGCTTGTTGATTGGGAGAAAGCACGCAGGGAGTCAAAAGAGCAGAACAATCTTGATGATGTTTCAGATAGGGAGTCATTGGAGATTGAAAAAAAGGACGATGTGGCCCGGAACTTCGAAAAGGCAAAGGCTCATAAATCATCATTGGAAGCTGCCATCTCTGAG TTCAACAGGAAACCTGTGAAGGGTGTAGAGTTTTTGACATCGAATAAGTTAGTGGAGAATTCACCCACTTCTGTTGCCCAGTTCCTGAGGACTACGAACAATTTAGACAAG GCTATGATTGGTGATTATTTGGGTCAGCATGAAGAATTTCCGCTTGCTGTCATGCATGCCTATGTGGATTCAATGAAGTTTTCAGGAATGAAGTTTGATAGTGCAATTCGTGAATTCCTTAAAGGATTCAGACTTCCGGGAGAGGCTCAAAAAATAGATCGGATTATGGAAAAATTTGCTGAAAG ATATTGTGCCGATAACCCGGGCCTCTTTAAAAATGCAGATACTGCATATGTTCTTGCTTATGCTGTTATAATGTTGAATACTGATGCGCATAACCCGAATATATCGGCTAAGATGTCGAAATCGGATTTTGTACGCATGAATGTCATGAATGATGCTGATGACAATGCCCCGAAGGAGCTTCTCGAAGAGATTTACGATTCTATAGTTAAAGAGgagatcaaattgaaagatgaGACAGCTGGTATGGGGAAGAGTGACACATTGAAGCCGGAAAATGAGGAAAGAAGCGGCCTTGTCAGTATTTTGAATCTTGCTCTCCCTAAAGGAAAGTCATCAGTCGATCCTAAGAATGACAGTGCTGCTATCGTCAAACAAACACAGGCTATATTTCGCAATCAAGGAGTAAAAAGAGGAGTATTTTATTCATCACAGAAGATTGAAATTGCAAAGCCAATGGTTGAAGCCGTTGGATGGCCTTTGCTTGCAACTTTCTCGGTTACAATGGAGGAAGGGGATAACAAACCCAGAGTTGTTCTTTGTATGGAGGGATTCAAAGCTGGGATACACATCACTTATGTTCTTGGAATGGATACAATGCGATACGCATTCCTAACTTCCCTGGTTAG GAGTACCTTCTTGCATGCGCCGAAGGATATGCGCAGTAAGAATGTAGAAGCATTGCGGACATTGCTTGCTCTATGCGATACAGAGCCTGATTCTCTCCAAGACACTTGGAATGCAGTTCTCGAATGTGTGTCTCGGCTTGAATACATAACATCAACCCCGTCAATAGCTGCAACTGTGATGCATGGATCCAATCAAATTTCTAGGGATGCAGTTCTGCAATCTCTTAGAGAGCTTGCTGGGAAACCTGCTGAGCAAGTATTCGTAAATAGTGTCAAGTTGCCTAGTGATACTGTTGTGGAATTCTTTAATGCCCTTTGTGGTGTGTCAGCTGAAGAACTAAAACAGACACCAGCTCGTGTTTTCAGCTTGCAAAAGCTTGTGGAGATCAGTTATTACAATATGGCACGCATTCGAATG GTATGGGCACGGATATGGTCTGTCTTGGCGAATCATTTTATTTCTGCTGGGAGCCATTATGATCAGAAAATTGCGATGTACGCCATTGATTCTCTTAGGCAGCTTGGTATGAAGTATCTGGAGCGTGCTGAGTTGGCCAATTTcactttccaaaatgacatcCTCAAACCATTTGTCGTGCTGATGAGAAATAGTCAAAGTGAATCTTTAAGGGGTTTGATCGTTGACTGCATTGTGCAA ATGATCAAATCTAAAGTTGGAAGCATTAAGTCTGGCTGGCGTAGtgtatttatgatttttacgGCGGCCGCTGATGATGAGTTGGAATCTATTGTTGAAAGTGCATTTGAAAATGTTGAACAAG TTATCTTGGAGCACTTTGATCAAGTTGTTGGGGATTGTTTTATGGACTGCGTTAACTGCCTTATACGGTTTGCTAATAACAAAAGTTCTCATCGAATAAGTTTGAAGGCTATTGCTCTTCTACGTATATGTGAGGATCGTCTAGCTGAG GGCCTTATACCTGGTGGTGCATTGAAGCCTATTGACGTGGAGGCAGATGCACACTTTGATGTGACAGAGCACTACTGGTTCCCAATGCTGGCAGGTTTATCTGATCTGACAACTGATCCTAGACCAGAGGTCAGAAGCTGTGCACTTGAAGTTTTGTTTGATCTGTTGAACGAGAGAGGTAGCAAGTTTTCAACATCATTTTGGGAGAGTATCTTCCACCGTGTCTTGTTTCCCATTTTTGATCATGTGAGGCATGTGGGAAAGGAAGGCTCAGCTTCTTCTGGGGATGAATGGCTTCGAGAAACCAGCGTCCATTCTCTTCAGTTGCTGTGCAATCTATTCAACACTTTTTACAAG GAGGTCTGTTTTATGCTGCCACCGCTATTAAGTCTGCTCTTGGATTGTGCCAAAAGAACTGATCAGTCCGTTGTTTCAATTTCTCTGGGTGCACTGGTGCACCTCATCGAAGTTGGCGGACATCAATTTAGTGAGAGTGATTGGGAGACTTTATTGAAAAGCATAAG AGATGCTACATATGCAACGCAACCTCTTGAACTTCTCAATGCATTGGGATTTGAGAACCTGAAAAACCCCACAGCATTGACCAAGGAATCAGAGGTTAATACGGGGGATATTGCCTCACCACGGGCTCTAGACAATGGCGAAGTATATGATcatcaattggatgtcaatgaTGTAGCTCCAAAGAGCACAAGCGCGTATCTGAATCGCCATCAAGAATTGCCATCTCCTTCTAACTTGGATGGTTATGACGGTGAAG GTGTTCCATCACCATCAGGAAGATCTCAGAAATCAGTAGAAGGAGGCATTCAACGTAGTCAAACTTTTGGTCAAAGAATAATGGGGAATATGATGGACAATCTCCTCCTTAGAAGTTTTACTTCCAAATCAAAAGGTCATGCTTTGGATGCTTCAGTGCCATCTTCTCCAGCTAAG GTTTCAAATGTCACCGAACCTGATGCAAAAGATGAGGAGGAGACTCCATTGTTACAAACAGTTAGAGGGAAATGCATTACACAGTTACTACTACTTGGTGCCATTGACAGTATTCAG AGGAAATACTGGAGCAAGTTGAAAGCACCACAAAAGATTGCGATAATGGACATATTGTTCTCCGTGTTGGAATTTGCTACTTCTTATAATTCATACAGCAACCTCCGGATGCGAATGCGATACATTCCTGCTGAAAG GCCACCAATTAGTCTTCTTCGCCAGGAATTAGCTGGAACATGCATTTATCTGGACATATTACAAAAGACGACAGGACATTGTGTCAAGAACGAGGAGCATTCTGAAGCCAATGGGTCTTCTGACGCAGATCATAATTCATTCAACAGTGATGAGGAAAAACTTGTAGGGATTGCTGAAGATAAGCTGGTCTCGTACTGTGAACAGGTGCTCAAGGAGGCATCTGCTCTCCAGTCCAATGTGGTGGAAAGCACTAACATGGATATCCACCGAGTACTGGAGTTGCGTTCGCCTGTCATAGTAAAG GTGCTCAAAGGCATGTCTTCTATGAACACTAAAATTTTCAGGAGACACCTGAGAGAGTTTTATCCTTTACTCACAAAACTTGTATGCTGCGATCAG ATGGATGTTCGCGGAGCTCTTGGTGATCTGTTCAAGACTCAATTAATGGTTCTCCTGCCATCATAA
- the LOC115741067 gene encoding uncharacterized protein LOC115741067 isoform X1, with the protein MICLRPEVFDDDDGDSCFSPRNSSSTRSHGLVLPVDLGGSIQRYLRRSGRSNCRMRSKSFSSGDGCSTNSDFEDKCSGREKSGKLYTYRSQLEQDIQRLQKELEEEIQLHLTLTNAVEHCDPSLSDPSSQLPDKAKDLLGGITLLETTVEKLERELIALQQQLHQERNERHLAEYNLRHSSFRDSSASEIYPNLTPMYPNGGEKKDVEIGYVSGWLDATQRPNKYILQENLWHHPNQLSEEMVLCMRDIFISLSVSPKDSSSQNMASPASPMCPLSYNSAASSSDSPLWTSPARRSSGCDLEGSYDVFATVETFDPYGFPGKLEWPGTVGAYNTAVQVCSLSVGKKELIYAAGALKRFRFLVEQLAKLDPSSMMHDEKLAFWINLYNALIMHAYLAYGIPRSDVKFFSLMQKAMYTVGGQSFSAAEIEYIMLKMKPPSHRPHIALCLALHEFKELEVKEMYSIDQPEPLLPFALSCGTHSSPAVRIFKPGNVADLLRRSLKDYVRASVGISNKGKVIIPKLLHSFMKEIGEEASMPEWICQFLPGEEANMVRNCSSKNKWRLLGNRSFTVSPFSPRFRYLFL; encoded by the exons ATGATTTGCCTGAGACCCGAAGTcttcgacgacgacgacggcgactCCTGCTTCTCTCCTCGCAATAGCAGTAGTACGAGAAGCCATGGCTTAGTGCTCCCTGTCGACTT GGGAGGTTCGATACAGAGGTATTTACGGAGAAGTGGCAGGTCAAATTGTCGAATGAGGAGCAAGTCGTTTTCTTCTGGCGATGGATGCTCGACTAATTCTGATTTCGAG GACAAATGTAGCGGGCGAGAGAAAAGTGGGAAGCTTTACACTTACCGATCCCAGCTCGAGCAAGAT ATTCAAAGATTGCAAAAGGAGTTGGAGGAAGAGATTCAGTTACACTTGACCCTGACAAATGCTGTCGAACACTGTGATCCTTCATTATCTGACCCATCCAGCCAGCTTCCAGATAAG GCCAAGGATCTGTTAGGCGGTATAACATTGTTGGAGACAACGGTGGAAAAGCTTGAAAGGGAGTTAATTGCCCTGCAACAACAGCTACATCAAGAAAGGAATGAGCGCCACCTTGCAGAATACAATCTAAGACATTCTTCTTTCAGGGACTCATCAGCATCAGAGATTTATCCTAATCTGAcg CCTATGTATCCTAACGGTGGAGAGAAGAAAGATGTGGAGATTGGATATGTCAGTGGATGGTTAGACGCGACCCAGAGGCCAAATAAGTATATTCTGCAGGAGAACCTATGGCATCACCCTAACCAGCTGTCTGAAGAAATGGTTTTGTGCATGAGAGACATTTTTATCTCTCTATCTGTGTCACCAAAAGACTCTTCATCTCAAAACATGGCTTCACCGGCTTCACCAATGTGCCCACTCTCCTATAACTCCGCTGCATCTTCCTCAGACTCACCCTTATGGACTTCACCAGCAAGGAGGTCCTCCGGCTGCGATTTGGAAGGTAGTTATGATGTCTTTGCCACAGTTGAGACATTTGATCCTTACGGATTTCCGGGTAAGCTGGAGTGGCCAGGAACTGTTGGAGCCTACAACACGGCAGTTCAAGTCTGTTCTCTGTCTGTTGGGAAGAAAGAACTTATTTATGCTGCCGGAGCCCTCAAAAGATTCAG GTTCCTTGTGGAGCAGTTGGCCAAACTGGACCCATCTAGCATGATGCACGACGAGAAGCTGGCTTTTTGGATCAACTTGTATAATGCCTTGATTATGCAT GCATATTTAGCATATGGAATTCCAAGAAGTGATGTCAAATTCTTTTCCTTGATGCAGAAG GCCATGTACACAGTTGGAGGGCAGTCATTCAGTGCAGCTGAGATTGAATACATCATGCTCAAGATGAAGCCTCCTTCTCATCGCCCACACATT GCTCTGTGCCTAGCTCTCCATGAATTCAAGGAACTCGAAGTGAAGGAAATGTATTCGATTGATCAACCGGAGCCTCTCCTTCCATTCGCGCTAAGTTGTGGGACGCATTCTTCACCTGCG GTCAGAATCTTCAAGCCTGGAAATGTGGCCGACTTGCTCAGGCGGTCATTGAAGGACTACGTACGGGCATCGGTCGGAATTAGCAACAAAGGGAAGGTTATAATCCCGAAGCTGTTGCATTCTTTCATGAAAGAAATCGGGGAGGAAGCATCAATGCCAGAGTGGATCTGTCAATTCCTCCCCGGAGAGGAGGCCAACATGGTGAGAAATTGTTCCTCCAAGAACAAGTGGAGGCTCCTCGGAAATCGGAGTTTCACCGTCTCACCTTTCTCGCCAAGGTTTCGCTATCTGTTTCTCTAG
- the LOC115741067 gene encoding uncharacterized protein LOC115741067 isoform X2 has protein sequence MRSKSFSSGDGCSTNSDFEDKCSGREKSGKLYTYRSQLEQDIQRLQKELEEEIQLHLTLTNAVEHCDPSLSDPSSQLPDKAKDLLGGITLLETTVEKLERELIALQQQLHQERNERHLAEYNLRHSSFRDSSASEIYPNLTPMYPNGGEKKDVEIGYVSGWLDATQRPNKYILQENLWHHPNQLSEEMVLCMRDIFISLSVSPKDSSSQNMASPASPMCPLSYNSAASSSDSPLWTSPARRSSGCDLEGSYDVFATVETFDPYGFPGKLEWPGTVGAYNTAVQVCSLSVGKKELIYAAGALKRFRFLVEQLAKLDPSSMMHDEKLAFWINLYNALIMHAYLAYGIPRSDVKFFSLMQKAMYTVGGQSFSAAEIEYIMLKMKPPSHRPHIALCLALHEFKELEVKEMYSIDQPEPLLPFALSCGTHSSPAVRIFKPGNVADLLRRSLKDYVRASVGISNKGKVIIPKLLHSFMKEIGEEASMPEWICQFLPGEEANMVRNCSSKNKWRLLGNRSFTVSPFSPRFRYLFL, from the exons ATGAGGAGCAAGTCGTTTTCTTCTGGCGATGGATGCTCGACTAATTCTGATTTCGAG GACAAATGTAGCGGGCGAGAGAAAAGTGGGAAGCTTTACACTTACCGATCCCAGCTCGAGCAAGAT ATTCAAAGATTGCAAAAGGAGTTGGAGGAAGAGATTCAGTTACACTTGACCCTGACAAATGCTGTCGAACACTGTGATCCTTCATTATCTGACCCATCCAGCCAGCTTCCAGATAAG GCCAAGGATCTGTTAGGCGGTATAACATTGTTGGAGACAACGGTGGAAAAGCTTGAAAGGGAGTTAATTGCCCTGCAACAACAGCTACATCAAGAAAGGAATGAGCGCCACCTTGCAGAATACAATCTAAGACATTCTTCTTTCAGGGACTCATCAGCATCAGAGATTTATCCTAATCTGAcg CCTATGTATCCTAACGGTGGAGAGAAGAAAGATGTGGAGATTGGATATGTCAGTGGATGGTTAGACGCGACCCAGAGGCCAAATAAGTATATTCTGCAGGAGAACCTATGGCATCACCCTAACCAGCTGTCTGAAGAAATGGTTTTGTGCATGAGAGACATTTTTATCTCTCTATCTGTGTCACCAAAAGACTCTTCATCTCAAAACATGGCTTCACCGGCTTCACCAATGTGCCCACTCTCCTATAACTCCGCTGCATCTTCCTCAGACTCACCCTTATGGACTTCACCAGCAAGGAGGTCCTCCGGCTGCGATTTGGAAGGTAGTTATGATGTCTTTGCCACAGTTGAGACATTTGATCCTTACGGATTTCCGGGTAAGCTGGAGTGGCCAGGAACTGTTGGAGCCTACAACACGGCAGTTCAAGTCTGTTCTCTGTCTGTTGGGAAGAAAGAACTTATTTATGCTGCCGGAGCCCTCAAAAGATTCAG GTTCCTTGTGGAGCAGTTGGCCAAACTGGACCCATCTAGCATGATGCACGACGAGAAGCTGGCTTTTTGGATCAACTTGTATAATGCCTTGATTATGCAT GCATATTTAGCATATGGAATTCCAAGAAGTGATGTCAAATTCTTTTCCTTGATGCAGAAG GCCATGTACACAGTTGGAGGGCAGTCATTCAGTGCAGCTGAGATTGAATACATCATGCTCAAGATGAAGCCTCCTTCTCATCGCCCACACATT GCTCTGTGCCTAGCTCTCCATGAATTCAAGGAACTCGAAGTGAAGGAAATGTATTCGATTGATCAACCGGAGCCTCTCCTTCCATTCGCGCTAAGTTGTGGGACGCATTCTTCACCTGCG GTCAGAATCTTCAAGCCTGGAAATGTGGCCGACTTGCTCAGGCGGTCATTGAAGGACTACGTACGGGCATCGGTCGGAATTAGCAACAAAGGGAAGGTTATAATCCCGAAGCTGTTGCATTCTTTCATGAAAGAAATCGGGGAGGAAGCATCAATGCCAGAGTGGATCTGTCAATTCCTCCCCGGAGAGGAGGCCAACATGGTGAGAAATTGTTCCTCCAAGAACAAGTGGAGGCTCCTCGGAAATCGGAGTTTCACCGTCTCACCTTTCTCGCCAAGGTTTCGCTATCTGTTTCTCTAG
- the LOC115741070 gene encoding uncharacterized protein LOC115741070 has translation MVMFKELSGLLRLLIQENCVRHCYPNSEGGFMSSLVIKDPLFSKGFHGSTHPSPSLPIQNTFFVGKVVPKIDSCNGFRIKGGGIGLTLKGCFEFESHKKKGDPDPKSILHNPLAIARGQQYTLHRGDVDVEYKKDAGSLNGRQWSNHSGFPHQNSPEKIVVAVDVDEVLGNFVSALNRFIADRYSSNHSVSEYHVYEFFKIWRCSRDEADLRVHEFFKTPYFKKGIHPLPGAQRALHKLARLCKLSVVTSRQNAIKDHTIEWIEKHYPGLFEEIHFGNHFALNGKSRPKSEICRSLGAKVLIDDNPRYAIECADVGIKVLLFDYENSYPWCKTESIDKHPLVTKVHNWEEVEQRLVSLVAA, from the exons ATGGTTATGTTTAAAGAGCTGAGCGGCTTGCTGCGACTCTTGATTCAGGAAAATTGTGTTAGGCATTGTTACCCAAATAGCGAGGGTGGTTTCATGTCTTCTTTAGTCATCAAAGATCCTTTATTTTCGAAGGGGTTTCATGGTTCAACACACCCTTCACCTTCTTtgccaattcaaaacacgttttTTGTGGGGAAAGTTGTGCCCAAGATCGACAGCTGTAATGGGTTCAGGATAAAGGGTGGTGGAATTGGATTGACGCTTAAGGGGTGCTTTGAATTCGAGTCTCACAAAAAGAAGGGGGATCCTGATCCTAAGAGCATTCTGCATAATCCTCTCGCAATTGCGCGAGGTCAACAATACACGCTCCATCGTGGGGATGTGGATGTTGAATATAAGAAGGATGCTGGATCTTTGAATGGTAGACAATGGAGCAACCATTCTGGTTTCCCTCACCAGAACTCGCCAGAGAAGATAGTAGTTGCCGTTGATGTCGATGAAG TATTGGGTAACTTTGTCTCAGCTCTCAACAGATTCATTGCGGATCGGTACTCTTCAAATCATTCGGTCTCGGAGTATCATGTGTACGAATTCTTTAAG ATTTGGAGGTGTTCTCGCGACGAAG CTGATCTACGTGTTCACGAGTTCTTTAAGACACCATATTTCAAGAAGGGGATTCACCCATTGCCAGGTGCTCAGAGGGCACTTCACAAATTAGCAAGACTCTGTAAACTCTCAGTGGTCAC GTCAAGACAGAATGCAATCAAGGACCACACGATAGAGTGGATCGAGAAGCATTATCCTGGGTTGTTTGAGGAGATTCACTTTGGAAATCACTTTGCCCTAAATGGGAAATCTAGGCCTAAGTCAGAAATATGCAG GTCCTTGGGAGCTAAGGTTCTGATTGATGATAATCCAAGATATGCTATCGAGTGCGCCGATGTCGGAATCAAGGTTCTCCTTTTCGATTACGAGAATTCCTATCCATGGTGCAAGACAGAGTCAATCGATAAACATCCCCTGGTCACGAAAGTCCATAATTGGGAAGAAGTCGAGCAACGATTGGTTTCTTTGGTTGCAGCTTAG